Below is a genomic region from Phragmites australis chromosome 20, lpPhrAust1.1, whole genome shotgun sequence.
TCATTGGACATTATTGAATGACTTATTCCAGGACTGCTATTTTCTGGTTCTTGAGATGTTTGGTTTATATCTTCTCCACTTGAGGCATTGTCCATACTCTCCCTCATATGAGATTCTGTCTCATCCACAGAAGGTCCATCATCATTTCCGTCTGGATTTTCGCCTTTCTCAGAGTCATGTTTCTCAAACTGATCAATCATATTTTCAAGAACCCCAAATACACTGTTGACAGCCATTTGAGTAGAGTCATCAAATCCAGTTAATGCATCTAATGCATGGGTGACAGTAACCGGGGGAGGTTTAGATTCTTCTGTTTTAGAGACTTGCATGCTTTGATCATTCACATTATTAGCAGCCTTATCTTCACTTGTGCGTACTGTGTCACTTTCCTTTTCTATTGCAGGGGATTGTGGATTCTGGTCTGCTGTAGCATCTGTTGGTTGCCCTCTTTCTCTAGGAGTCCCATTTGAGTTGGCCACTGATTGATCATCAAGAACTTGCTTTGGGGTTGTTTCATTGCCATGTTCTGTTCTATGCTCCTCTTCACTGCTATCACTTATTCCTGAgtttgatttctctgatttaTTGGGTTGTTGTTCGCTTCCCATTTCTGTTGCAGTTCCAACATGTCCAGAAGTTTGGGAAGGCTTTCCTTGTGACGACTCGATGCTTTCTCCAGGACTATTGTCATTTGTCATGTTACTATCTTTCTGGTCCCCCTCACCATTGGTTGCAGAACTCCTGTTCTGATCAACCATTTTATAATCCTTAAGCCCACTTTCGTTATCTGAATCTTTGAGCTTTTCCTGGGCCACTGTCTTGGTGGTGGTTGATCTTACATTGTTCCAGCCAAGTCGCTTCAATGCATCTAAACCGAAATTTTGTCGTTTGGAATGTAAAATTTCAGTCACAAACGTTGTAAGTTTTCCACGCACATCTCCAGGTACTGCTTCTTCTAGAGCTTTCACAAGAGTTTCACCTTGCTCCACCGCTACCAGAACCTTataacaagaaagaaaaaaatgtaagCAGCTTGATATGTCACGAGACTCTAGCAAGAAATTCTTGTACCGTCCCCAGAAACAAACAACCATACTTCTAGTTTTTAAAACCAAAATTGTATGCTTATCAGAAACATTCACTCTTTGTATGAAAAACTCATTCCATGTATCGAAAACATAGCATAAAAGACAAAAAGAGTAAAAGAAACTACATTAAGTTAAATGACTTGACAGTATGCTTAACAattaatttatgaaaatagtGTAAAGCCTAGATGAAAAATACAGCAAACTTAGAAGCTAGTCCAATCCCCTTCCTTTAGGACTGAGGGATGAGTAGATTTTAAATCTTCAGGACAATGCAGATATGAACTGCACAGCAGCGAAAATTTACTATGTCTGGCCTACCTCCTTCTTCTGATCATCATCGAGAGTACCAGGCATTGTAGCATCTAGCATGTTTATCACAAGGCTTGCTGATTGTAGCACTTGACCTTTTTCAACATCTTCAGAACTCTCTCCTGACTCTTCATCTGGATCTCTATTTTCCCTGTCTATATCACTATTATTGTTCAACTGCCCGTTTTCTTTGTTTTGAGCACCAGAATACACTTTTGCAGAATCTACAAGCAGCCCATTTACTCCATGGGGAGCATTATTATACAAAATAAGCTCAGATTGCTGACGAAAACTGTTTCTTTTTGGAGCTTTCCTATCATCTGCTTGAGGTTCAACAAATGCCAGACCTTTGGATGGGTTAATAGTGATGTCCACATCTTTGATAAGTGGATGACGACCCTTCAGAAGAGCAAACTCCACTGCTAACAACCACTGCATAAATCCAAATATCAATTTAGTGCGCCAGATGAAAATGCACACATCATGGGAGAAGCACTTGCAGTAGAGATCCATAAAAATGTTAAATTCTATGGTTGGGACACTGCAAGTAACAGTGTTCATTATAATCGGTCATGAATACTATAACATCTGGTTGACCAAAAAAACCAGGAGGACTGGTTATGCGCAtgatgagagagagggagggaggggaggggggggggagagaggtATGGGTATACATCAATCTTCTGTATGGAAATGTTGGTATCGTTCaacaaatttatttatttagaatggatactataaaaaaattatcttgatGAAACTTTTGTGCAGAAATCTTGTTAAGGACGCAAAAATATACATGTCTATTGCTTGAAGTTGTACAATAATGTTTCCATTGGGAGTCCTAAAGGAAATAAATAAAACAATGTTACCTCTAAGGCAAGATTCTGGCACCTTAACACAGTGTATCTCTGAAAGGTGAAGATAGTGGAATGTAGACAAGAACAAAGGAGAAGACTTGTAAAAGGATTTTCTGATATTGAACTGCGGGGTACTGAAAAAAGTGGAGCAGTCCCATCATCACTCTGCAACACAGCATGTCCCTAAATTAGATAATTAAAAAGATGGTGTTGACAATGCATGCACTAGATTTCAGTATAATGTTGAGAGTTAGTTAACCTTTTGATATTCTGGCATACAAATTAATATGATGATATAAATAGCAAGTTAACTAAGGTCTGCAATTGCTTATATTACCGATAATTCAGAACTATACCTGCATAAATAATAGAGGTATTTTCACACGGGCAACTGATAGCCTTGTGCTATTTTCAGAATAAAAGTCTTCAAGGGTATCAAACCCATGGGAAACCATGGATATTGCTCCATCAAAGTCACGCAAACAACTGGCTGACAAAGCCTTTTGAACATTGAAGTCTTTAGCTTTACCTTGAAAGAGTTCCTGAAAGAATAAACATCAATTGTTGGGCTAAATGCACTTCCAGGGAAAAGGCTTAAAATACTTGTGGTAATGCCAAATTGTAGAGATCACCACAAGAGCAGTGGTTGGTTAAGTTATTCAACTTGTACAGCTTACACCCATGTTCTATTTATAGGAATGCTAAAGTGAGACGCTATTACGGCTACCTACTACAATGGACTTTCACTTGTTCTGTGGATTGATATATGCACATGCCCACCCGAGAGATTGTGAGCATATGGACAAACGAAAGCACATGGCAGAAGGGGGACGAAAATTTTGGGAGAGCACTAGGGATCACAACCTTGTTAGCACGCAGAATATTGACCAAGCCTGCTGTGAACTTTTGATCGAGAGCTATATGATGAGGAAAAGattttgttgcttcttgtaGGTCAAAAGGGTTGTCAATACAAGCAGCCGCAGTAAGAGGAGTAGATTCTCCAACTTCCACGAGGTACTTTGTCAGCATATTTGCACCATATCCCCATCCAACACCCATTAGTGTTGTCCAAGGTCTCTTACTGTTTATAAAGCGTACTGCTGTGCAAACATCATCACTGTCAGCTGCTGTAAATAACCTACATAAGCAGGTAGTTTAGAAGCCCTACAATTTAGAACAGATATCCATCACTACCGCAGCATAAAACTTATGTACAAGCATAATGGGGTACACTAATACAATGAAGTTATAAATATGACGGGTGCATTAATACAACAGTTTTAGAGTGCATGACTGATCACAAATAGAGTCCATGATGTTCCGAATTTCCAAGAATTCTGGGTATCAGAAATCTCAACAGTGATTGCTAATGGCTCAGTAGGATAATAGGTAAGAAGCTAACACTTTGGTCGATGAAATTACCTGAATTTGGCAGTTGTTGTTTTCCAGTGATGCCTTGTTACATATCAGTACTTACAATCACTAGGctgtataaaaaatatttgtctagACTGTTTGTAATCTAGCTTGAGAATAGGCAACAGTTATAGTACTATATTGTGGCATACTTGAGTTTGCATTGAGCATACATAAGCAATGCCTGATGTTAGGGTCTAACAATCACAAGCAACAAAAATTGAGAAGTTTAAAGTGAATACTATATATCAAGCAATGAACAACTTGCAAGGTTCTAGTTCTGGTAGTAAGCAACTACTTGTGACAGGTAATGATTTACTCCAACGCTTCAATATTAACTAGGGAAACAATTAAGCATCCCAAATGAGCAGAATTTCACCTTGGCGTAGTGATAGGTGAACCGCCACACCCTCTAGGATTCATCACAATGGGGAAGTACCCATTCTTGAGCGCATCCACCAGGAACATCTTGACGCTCCTCTCCATGCTCCCCTCAGGCGTTCCAGGCACGAGAAGTACCGTCGAATCCAGCCCATGCTCCTTATCCAAGTCCAAATTGTCGGGCCAATCGAGCGCGATCACCCCACCGTCCTCCAGGGCGATGCAAATCCTCTGGTAGGATATGTCACAGGCGCCGTCCCCGCAAGGCGCCGCGGGGATGCGGCCGCAGCTCAGGTTCACGTAATGCCGCTCCTCGGTGAGCAGCCTCTCGTTGACGCCGTCGAACAGCACGCCCCCGTCCTCGAACGACACGGACGGGCACCGCAGCAGCACGCACCGGTTGAACGGCGTCGGACTGGTGAAGAGGATCCACTCCCCCGCGACATCCCCGCACGCGTTGTAGTCCTCCGGGTCGGGGAACGGCGGTGGAAGGCTGCTCCGGGATGAGGAGAAGGACGAccaggaagagaaggaggaagcgacggcggccgcggcggcgaccgCGGCGGGCCCGACGAGCGcaagggaggaggggaggctGGCGACGAAGTCGgagagggaggcgtgggggacGGGGCGGTGCGGGCGGTTGTGgcgatgccgccgccgccgctggcgctggcggaggacgaggaggaacGGGGTGGGGgtgggcgcgggcgcggcgccTTGGCCAGGGAGgtgcggaggaggaggccgggaggAGAGAAGCATCAGCGGAGGCGGCTGCGGCGTGGGCCCCACGCTTCCGGAAGCCTCCGGAGTGGGgacgcagcggcggcggcggcgagggaagTGGTGGTGGAGGGGAGACGCGGAGCGGATTGGGAAAAGGGAAACGGGACGTCGACGGTGACCAAGGCTATCGCGGCTTTTCGAGCGAAAAGCTCCCGCAGTTCGTTGTCGTAGCATCGGTGGGCCCACATCCCTGTGACCGACGGGTGGAACGCCTGCCAGCGAGGGAGCCAAGTGTACGGCGTGGGTggcgcgggggaggcggcgtggGGAGCCGGGCCCACGTGGCGGGAGGAGGACCGTTTTGGCGGGCATGCAGGACAACGGGAGGAAAGGAACTCCTGCCACGATCCTCACTCGAATCAAATCAAGTATCCAAATCACTCGACACACAGAATCACCTCTAGCTCAGTGACACATCTATTGGCCACCAAGTCAATCACACTAAAAAGAGATACTTCCTCTGCCTCAGTTTACTCATCACTGTTTTTATTATAGCAAATTTGACTAAACgtttttttctaaaatgatTTATAGATATAAGTTTACTAAactttttttctaaaatgatTTATAGATATAAGTTTCACGATAAATTTAATAATATAAAcgttttaagtatttataatttttttagaaaaacgcATGATCAAATTTGCTACAATAAAAGACAGTGACAAATAAACTGAAATGGAGTAGTAAAGTTTGTAGTAGCAACACATAAGGATTCCCTTCATGTTTCCCTTCAGGGTTTAGATTTTCATCGTGAAaagattttcgtttccttcagcaCTCCAACAGTTTCACTTCACGGTtctcgtcacgaagggattcccaaggtcattcccttcaggacaggattctctctcatttcccttcgcgattcccctcgaaagaaagctgttggagatgagagaaaataaagggaatgagaacgaaAAAGGGAAtcaggaaagaaataaaatgaaaggaatatggttgaagatggtctaaggGGAAGAAGCTAGCTACTGGTAGGAGACtgggatgagagagagagagagagcagtagGGGATTGGGGGATCAATCATCAAAGAAATTTAATAGAGGGAGGAGTTcctgaggaagaagaagatgacttgTTTATTTTTATCGATGAGCTGGCCGCTCGGTGCTTACGTCTTTTTTAGACTTGTCCTTGAGTGTATGGCCCCACTTAACAGTCGGATGCGTTGTACGTGACAAGTTCCAAGTGTAGCATGGTGCCGGGGTGTGACGTGGCTCCCCACTTCGAAGGCCCTATCtttgaagaaatttttttatcaatattgtTGCAGAGGATTGCTGTAGGGTGTGTTTATTTGCTTGCATACATATGGCTCACTATGGCCATAGGATGCAAGCAATAGGTGTTTAGTTGTTTGTATGTTACTATGAGTTCGACTCTCGGGATGTAAATGTATTCACTTAGCCTGGCTCTATACAAATGTGAAATTTGGACATTTCTGTagatccagactcgctggatGCAGCATGGTGCCTAGCTAATGATGTTATTAGTGTGTGATTAGTACATATTAAATGATATTAGTGTATTTCAAAGAATATTAAGGTTTAGTAAAATAAACTAAGGACTATAATAGTACAATGATATAAAATAAATGTCATGGTAACACTTGTTTGTATATTTTATCTCATACAATATGTTTTTGTACGAGCAACCAAACAACATCTATTTTCAACCAAGCTGAACAGATATAtgcaactaaaaaaattactactACATACACTTAGCCTAGCTGAGATGAGCTGACTCACAGATACGGACCAGACTCAAGCATGCAAGCAACCAAACCCACCCCTAGTTGTCTCGTGGCCCTCAGCGAAGCAACAACTCATTCACTTCatgcaagtttttctttcacAACGTGCTAAGCATGTGCTTCATTCATTTATAAATAAATGTTGTGTTGACATATGCATGATCCTCAAAATGCACCTTTGACTACTACCTTTTTTGTATAATATGTTTATAGAATATAGCAAAGCTATACtattatgaaactattttttagacaaatctatttgtatcattttcaaatatctaaACTCAATATAAAAAGAGTAATTTGTAGTCAAAGTTTGAAAATATTGACTGCACgtaaaaaaaaacacttatTTATGACTTAAAGAGTATTTATTACAACGACCCACCAAACATACTCGCTAGGGACTAAAGCGACCAACACAACGTTGAAACAAGCTAAGCAACTAAACATGCACACAACGCTACCAAAGCGAAGTACAAACCGTCCACACGACACCCTGAAGTTATGACCTAGAACAGGCTTGACGATGAAGAGGATCACCAAAGCACGAGatagggaagagagagagaagctacAGCAAGGCGAACCACAAGCTTTACCTAGTTGAAGAACCCCGACAAGTCAACAAGCACacatcacaagcaagcaaacagCTTTTGAATGAGGCTGGGTAGCATCCTGACTAAATGACAACAATATGTGGCTCACAGACAACCGCTCCAACTCCACGTCTCCTCATGAAGTGGCAAGAACCATAAGAGTCAGAGGCGACTCAGAATCTATCTGACAAGAGGTTGACGAAGACTCATCAGACTGTGTGGAGGTGGAACATCTCCCCGCGCACCAAGTACTATGCTCTCGCTGCACAACATCTGGTGTCATAGTCCACAAGACACTCCCGCCGCTTGGCCCAATCCTCGTAAAACACTAACCTAGTGTGGAGAAAAAAGGTGGGATGTGATGTAGCTGTATCTATGCACGAGAATAATTGATCAATCTGATCTACAGTCACATACTTGAACTCAATGACATATGTGACCATCGAGAAAGAGCCCCGCACCTCCTTCTTTACGCTCCTTTCGCACTTGTCGCACCATGTGGTGCTGAGTGAGCGCttaacactactacaaaactagtCAAAAGTAGCGGCACATCAgtgcatcagtgccggtttgtagcACGAACCGacactatcagtgtcagttctagtcacaaccggcactgatagttcatctggatctaaaattttaataaattcTAATTTTGGCTCTACCAAATGTCCGGCTCCAATtattagtaccggttctagtcacaaccggcactaatagtctcTGTGGATCCGAAATATTGTTTCAATCTGATTTTGGCTCAATGAAGTCCGGCTCATCTAGATATTTTTCTCAGCTCAAGTCTggcagtctctctctctctctctctctctctctctctctctctctctctctctctctctctctctctctctctctctctctctctctctctctcgttcccCACCGCCCCTCTCAGATCTTgatctctcctctctttctcgcACTTTGTCCCATTGGCCTCCTCCCCTTCcaatctccttctccttcccatCACCGACCCCtccccaccggcctcctcccctccccatccCTCATCGCCGGTTATCGCGTGGGGCGGCAGGATTTGGCTCATGGGAGGTGGGATCTGGCTCAGGGGTGGCGGGATCTGGCTCGAGAGCAGCAGGATCCGGGCGCAGAGGTTGGAGGTCCAGGCCGCGTCGGGCGTCCGTCGTGCTGAGGTTAGTGGCACAGGTCGTTTAGCTTGTGATAATTGCGCataattaaatataaataatttagGGATGAATCCACTTCTAAAAAATCATTTTAGTTAATCTCTACTTAGGAAAAATAACGGTGGACATGTCAAGTGCTCCCTTAACGTGAAGTTAGTTTTGTTGCGCTCTCTTTTTATTAAATGAACTTTTGGGTAGCACCTTGTTAATTCATTTGTACCATGAGCATATGTGCTTCAGTTCAAGTGAATCTTGTTGCATTATGATATTTACTCAGTACCACATCCCCCATTAAATTTTCATGGCATTTAGGTGCATTTCTCATAGCATTTCATCACATTGATTGTGATGCACCGTTCTTTCTTTTAGTAATCGACGAATCAGAGAGCGATGGAGCACCAAGGCAAGCTTCTAAGAATATTTCACcttataatttggatcatgtaGAGTCGAGattgataagttatcgctttatgtatgttgtgcatgtttaGCAAATCTGTGTTGGGAATCAGGTATCacctatcttgttgcatttatccctatcttgttattgatgatctcaatccTTGTAGCATGGGTCTAaccatgttaatgtctaacttaaaactATCCAAAATGCTTAGAATGCAtaggtcttcggtagaagtcgagcgatggttcgGTTCGGCCATCATTCTTGAGTTTAGGTCTTATTTATTGTTTCACAAAGATATGATGatgttggtttgtatgagttctgaagatgagacgagatgtgggcagtgctaggggtaggtcaggagagtaACCCCAATGCCATAGATCgtttgcatcgattaagcaccgttcGTTATTgcaattggctttagcacttgtccgtactaccacatatacgtatatgggacggatgagccgaataccttatgttGCTGTGACTTTTTGGCATGCGAGTCTATagtgttgtgggcataataggtttgtagaggtatctagtttacttggggagtagttctagatgacctccGCATCTATAGACACATGTTCAAACAGTTAGGGTTTATTTGGGAATGGTTGTCACGTGAATCCTTGCTTGCAACTTACGGGTTGTACAGAGGGTGATCTCGTGTtttgtgggtaaagatgtatccccctgcagagtgtaatatcaattcgaattgtcgcgctctcggtcatgagcatgcttttgtccatttgcatcagtcGTAGCGCTCCGATGTAGGAAGTGGTTGTGACGGTTGATGTTAGTTATGAGATGGTTTCATGTACAATTATGTTTATGATGTTGATCCCTGGATAGGAGGGCATAGTTGGTTAAGTTGTAGGTGCTCACATACTTGTGTAAAAACTGCTTTGCATATgaattcacttaaccttatggccgattcattgctaattcatccaaatgtatTGTCCTttgagtcgggttattatatgtaccaaatatgaattaagtcttgcgagtaccttcgtgcTCACACTGCTTGTTTGCTTTACAGGTGGAGTCAGGTGCCGGCTACTTCAATCCCATCGAGAGCGGTGTAGTGGCGAGCAGTCGCTATACTACTTCTAAccccggtcggttgccttgtgggcaaTGGCGCCACCGGTCTTTATTTTCATTAGATGTTTTCCGCTGTGATTTATGTATATTTATGCTAGATAACACTTGGCTTTGTTTAGTTCATCAACTTGTAATCACTTGTAATCTTATACAATCGCGATGTTGTAATATACATGTTGGTAGAGATATGTGTGGATAATAGCTTTCCTGCGAATTATCAAAACACACATATCGGGACTGCTGGGATTGGATTCATTTTAATCTTTAGTGGCTACAATTGTTGTTGTGAGATGTGGGTAAGCACATGACGCGTCGAGAGACAGACgcgtgctagctctcatcttattaaatgatcatcctaatgattaatttgaattaaTTTGGACGAGTCCTCACAATTAAGGCTTGCGAGCTTCCGCAACCTCTtcagggccttcttctccgtaggTATGCCATCATCATCGATTTCCGTGATAGTAATCTTATCCGTTGGCCACTTTGCTTGTGTCCTTAGCCTTCATATTGTTGCTTCACTGGGACTTGGTTGCGCAGAAGTTTGACTGGGAGCTTGTCCTTCGTCAGAGGATCTCGATGAAGACTTGTTGGCAGATATCTAATAGATACGAATATGTAGATATAATTGTATTAgtattagtaactatattcacttttaggatttttctataaaaatatgatatatttcttatataagagaaaggacaatgatgtcacctagagggggtgtGAATAGGATTTTTGCAAAACTTCATCCCCTTTTAATAATTAGTCcaaacttgcagcggaaataaaactaacagatttttcacaactgaaaatcctaaatatgcgaggctcaactagtgcatattcaccctaaataaatgtgaatgttacaatcttagggtgacaaagattattcaattaTAGCAAGATATGTAAGAAACTCTAACATGATGTTCTAGAATTACTATTCATTGTTCCGATACTGTTAATCGAAACATCCGATCAGTGCAAAATGACATATTTGAATATCACGAAATTAACTTAATGCATATACAAATAAGAATATAAGCATGaatatcaaagtaatgcacaagagtaagaaaatacggaaacaaatgatttgttaccgaagttcggATATCCACTGATATCCTACTTCTTCGTTAAGGAAGCTCGGTCgcacttgagccgggtctcttacAACCATTTTTctcacgaggttgcacacatgcactcctcgtTTCCACTAGGGCCAACTCGTCCTCCACTCTGAAAATAAGACTGCTATACCTTTTTGAGTCCTAAGTTAGGATAACATATATGCAGTAAACATGAGTCAAGACTTTCTTATcttaagccctcatgtcatacttttctACACCTGCAGAATACGATATAtaatcacacttgctattttcaataacAAATattgctcagttggagaagactacacaaagatcaaggaagcggaagactacaatgaagacGGAACGTCCTAGATCACGTTGTCCCCAGTCGATTAGTTATGGTGTGCCCTGAAGTTTTTGTTGGAGTTTTCTCGTGTTCTTCCACTGATGTTtaaaactctggtatttatttcaataaagttgtttttgtttgatatagaactgtatatcactgataatataaccgcatgtatgatgaaactgatgctggcatacatgtgaaatgcacttggttattcttttgaaacaccgggtgtgacaagtggtatcagagctatatgTCAGTTGTAGGAACATGACTATAGTAGAAAGGATGTTTGTAGATTTATGATAATCTCgctggagaagatgaagatctgCTTTGGAAGACTTAACGATTAAGATATTCCACTCACTTATGTGCCATTTTGTTTAGTGAGTGAAAGCCTAGCTTTGTATACAACGAACTAGCAAACGTTGTTTGGTGTTTATTAACAAACAAAATATTAAGGGAGGAAGCTGATCGCAAGACAAACCCTAAGGCCACATGCTCTTCCTTCTAATCTCTCTCTAGTCCACCCAAATCTCGGGGCAAGATTTCTTTTAAGGGGGTAGTTTTGTTACACCTCAAAACTTCAAATTTGGGATGTgaacattttaaaacaatagAATAGCATTTTATTATTTAGAAGCCTTTCCTAATTTTTTTGgcatttaaaaaattatttttcccattgataaaatattttatttgagttCAAAACGTTCCAAAATGCCTCTCTGATATAAAATCCTAAACCTAGCCAGACCCAAACCTATCTAAACCCCAGCCCACCCTTCACCACCACCTGGGCCTGTCCCATCTCTCCCCACGGACAAGCTCTTTCACTAAGCAGGTAGCTTCTCCAATCTGGGCTCATTTTtcgaaatcaagatgacatttttagaagttccaatgaatactaaagttgtagatcttttcgagcaTTACTAGATAGAGTCCAAAAatatccaatttggagttcggaCGGTGGAGATATCATCTTTGAACCTGAGCAGTCTGTTTCGTCTTCCACGTGTTCATTTTATCTTTCACCTCCAGCTGTTTCCTCTCCTCACTTCATGGCTAGTCACACCCAGCCCTGTAAATAGGACTAGCATGTCCTCCCTTGCCTCTCCAAGCCCTATCACGCCGCTAGGCTATTGCTATGCCTCACTGTCCTCGCTGCCAGCCACGTTCACCCATGAGAACCCCGATTGACATCATCATTCCCAGCAATCCAAGATGTTCTCCTGGTCATCCTCCACTAATCTCCAAATCAGATCAGCCAAAGGTGCACCGCAGCCACCGGTTCTCTGGTCGTGTCCAAGGCGCGAATTGAACAATCCATCTGCGTTCCTAATGATGCAGCAAAGATCAAGCCACACCACACATGTCACCAAGTAGAACATCGAGGGCACCTCAGGATCCCTGAAGGGCTCGACCATATCTTCATCGGCGCAATAACATGAGCCCGAATTCCAGAGCCTCCGCCGAATTGGATCTTAGATCCTATCACTGTCGGTAAGTTCATGCAGCCCCAACCACCATCATCGTGTTCTCCTTGCCATGTTCTACATCTCTAGTATGATCCCTCTACCAAAAACCTTTTGTAACATGTCAATATTCATTCATGTCTTTTCAACCGCGTCACCGTCGGATGGCATCGACCTCTTGGCGCATCGGCCATCCAAATACAGAGCCCCCTTTCCACCGTGTGCCCTTGGTTTTATTCcaccactccacaaagaagatTAACCCAAGGATCACTGACGCCACCGTCATCTATGTC
It encodes:
- the LOC133901682 gene encoding uncharacterized protein LOC133901682 isoform X2, translating into MLLSSRPPPPHLPGQGAAPAPTPTPFLLVLRQRQRRRRHRHNRPHRPVPHASLSDFVASLPSSLALVGPAAVAAAAAVASSFSSWSSFSSSRSSLPPPFPDPEDYNACGDVAGEWILFTSPTPFNRCVLLRCPSVSFEDGGVLFDGVNERLLTEERHYVNLSCGRIPAAPCGDGACDISYQRICIALEDGGVIALDWPDNLDLDKEHGLDSTVLLVPGTPEGSMERSVKMFLVDALKNGYFPIVMNPRGCGGSPITTPRLFTAADSDDVCTAVRFINSKRPWTTLMGVGWGYGANMLTKYLVEVGESTPLTAAACIDNPFDLQEATKSFPHHIALDQKFTAGLVNILRANKELFQGKAKDFNVQKALSASCLRDFDGAISMVSHGFDTLEDFYSENSTRLSVARVKIPLLFMQSDDGTAPLFSVPRSSISENPFTSLLLCSCLHSTIFTFQRYTVLRCQNLALEWLLAVEFALLKGRHPLIKDVDITINPSKGLAFVEPQADDRKAPKRNSFRQQSELILYNNAPHGVNGLLVDSAKVYSGAQNKENGQLNNNSDIDRENRDPDEESGESSEDVEKGQVLQSASLVINMLDATMPGTLDDDQKKEVLVAVEQGETLVKALEEAVPGDVRGKLTTFVTEILHSKRQNFGLDALKRLGWNNVRSTTTKTVAQEKLKDSDNESGLKDYKMVDQNRSSATNGEGDQKDSNMTNDNSPGESIESSQGKPSQTSGHVGTATEMGSEQQPNKSEKSNSGISDSSEEEHRTEHGNETTPKQVLDDQSVANSNGTPRERGQPTDATADQNPQSPAIEKESDTVRTSEDKAANNVNDQSMQVSKTEESKPPPVTVTHALDALTGFDDSTQMAVNSVFGVLENMIDQFEKHDSEKGENPDGNDDGPSVDETESHMRESMDNASSGEDINQTSQEPENSSPGISHSIMSNDDCTCGEGNPNLSIASSAKGTMRYYQGNGAGDHVYTDGMKQVAGLPDYLLDIVVNSYLKAQYAMYLHEFLHTQLELKSPELNSATDLFLDPQEGKWKIADQMDNVQNDISKSGKHSGIMGEIKYAGSSREPSRTDNVIDAPYFNPGKFPDPTYKSNEWNNTVATRSKADNALRETLICFIRDELSCALQIEVGRKLGITDTKQLERSLADDVKQVATQVSKTIVLDCELYSVACVQRNPTTVKFGATHGKNVVEAVSAAIQQSQHLRNILPVGVIVGVTLACLRNYFQVGVSKHDDHLKFTVNSDILSEDFIIRDSSEANIQDSGKANADNNTEKNCGDNQQEMTRSQGQSMMVGAVTAALGASALVAHHQEESAKLEDTAQEKSQNNLMSSFAEKALSVAAPVVPTKGDGEVDHERLVAVLAEIGQKGGILRFVGKIALLWAGIRGAMSLTDRLISFLRISERPLFQRIMGFSFMVLVLWSPVVLPLLPTLVQSWTISASTGIVGYACIVSLYVSIMTLVMIWGKRIHGYENPVEQYGINIGSTARVREFFQGLVGGVTVVGLVHSISILLGFATFRTGFSSFLARPFDLVKSSSNVFLLALRGFATATSIAVVEEMVFRSWLPEEIAVDLGYSNAILISGLAFSLIHRSLPSVPGFLLLSLVLFGLKQRTQGKLAAPIGLRSGIMTASYLIQSSGVITSKPETPFWMISTYHLHPFDGVIGLSICSLLAILFFPQKPVQKDISV